CAGGGTGGTCGTTAGACCAAGTGATCCCGTCGGAGCGGTGTTGCGCCGTGCTTCTTTTCCTATTACTGCTAATGGATCTACAATTACTTGTAATCGTTTTGGAGGCACAATCCAAGCGGAGCTCTCTCAAAACCCTTTATTAAGTCCTGCAGGCGGTGATGCTGTTTATGATACCAATATCGAAGGCATTGGTATTCGTTTATACAGGAATGCTGGCTCGGGTGCTGCAAACTTTTCAGGGTACTATCCTTATAATCGTTCTCTGACTAGTAATACCACCTATAGATTAGGAGAAGGTTTTTTTATTGTTGAGATCATTAAAACGGCGAGCTCGACAGGCTCGGGTGCTCTAACTGCAGGTAGGTATAGTAGCTATTACTCGCGTGATGATGTCAATAATCCATTTCTAACAAGTACGGTCTATGGGAGTGCTATTACGATTGCTTCCTCTTCCTGTGAGCTTTTAGGAGAGGTTAATAAGACCGTTCAACTCCCTACAGTCAATAAGTATGATTTCAAAGGTGTCGGTTCTACCCAAGCGGCGCAAGCTTTTGATCTAAACTTTTTATGTAATGGCGGTGAAAACCCAACAGGCTATCAAGAGAGCAATGTAATTAGTTTAAAGTTTGATTATACAGCAGCGCCTAATACTACCAATGTTATTAATAATAATGCACCTGCATCAACCAAAGCGCGAGGCGTTGGTGTTCAATTAAAAACCAGTTATAACAATACTAATAAAACCATTGCCAAGAATGAAAAACTCAAGCTAGGGGTGTTAAAGTCCAATGATAGCCTTCAATATAATGTCCCTTTGAGTGCCAGTTATTATCAAACTGATGCAGATATTACGGCAGGGAAGGTCAGCTCGGTAGCGACGGTGACGGTCGAGTACGATTGATTGCAGCACTAAATGCCATCTATTTGACTCCTAAC
This sequence is a window from Psychrobacter jeotgali. Protein-coding genes within it:
- a CDS encoding fimbrial protein, whose translation is MNYKLLNSVLILLGCTLSLESYAACTADRRFNSVDISMNVGRVVVRPSDPVGAVLRRASFPITANGSTITCNRFGGTIQAELSQNPLLSPAGGDAVYDTNIEGIGIRLYRNAGSGAANFSGYYPYNRSLTSNTTYRLGEGFFIVEIIKTASSTGSGALTAGRYSSYYSRDDVNNPFLTSTVYGSAITIASSSCELLGEVNKTVQLPTVNKYDFKGVGSTQAAQAFDLNFLCNGGENPTGYQESNVISLKFDYTAAPNTTNVINNNAPASTKARGVGVQLKTSYNNTNKTIAKNEKLKLGVLKSNDSLQYNVPLSASYYQTDADITAGKVSSVATVTVEYD